A region from the Canis aureus isolate CA01 chromosome 10, VMU_Caureus_v.1.0, whole genome shotgun sequence genome encodes:
- the LOC144321981 gene encoding ferritin heavy chain-like: MRPCVRLLPNIRASLLSLRCARPGFALPPLRASGRPWRPRAPAPLRPLAAAAASRDPAPPACARARAGSRVRQNFHPDCEAAVNRQINLELCAAYAYLSMAYYFSREDVALNNFARYFLRQAREEAQHAEKLMRLQNQRGGRICLRDVKKPDRDDWESGLRAMECALLLEKNVNQSLLELHTLASDQGDPHLCDFLETHYLNEQVKSIKELGDHVQNLVKMGAPDSGLAEYLFDKHSLGNENNQN, encoded by the coding sequence ATGCGGCCCTGTGTCCGGCTCCTCCCCAACATCCGCGCCTCGCTGCTGTCCCTGCGCTGCGCGCGCCCGGGCTTCGCGCTCCCGCCGCTGCGGGCCTCCGGGCGCCCCTGgcgtccccgcgcccccgcgcccctgcgccctctggccgcggccgccgcctcccgggACCCAGCCCCGCCCGcctgcgcccgcgcccgcgccggcTCCCGGGTGCGCCAGAACTTCCACCCCGACTGCGAGGCCGCCGTCAACCGCCAGATCAACCTGGAGCTGTGCGCGGCCTACGCGTACCTGTCTATGGCCTATTACTTCTCTCGAGAGGACGTGGCGCTCAACAACTTCGCCAGGTACTTCCTTCGCCAGGCCCGGGAGGAGGCCCAGCACGCCGAGAAGCTGATGCGCCTGCAGAACCAGCGGGGGGGCCGGATCTGCCTGCGGGACGTCAAGAAACCGGACCGGGACGACTGGGAGAGCGGCCTGAGGGCCATGGAGTGTGCGCTGCTCTTGGAAAAGAATGTGAACCAGTCGTTGCTCGAATTGCACACTCTGGCCTCAGACCAAGGCGACCCCCATTTGTGCGACTTCCTGGAGACGCACTATCTGAATGAGCAGGTGAAGTCTATCAAAGAACTGGGTGATCACGTGCAAAACCTGGTTAAGATGGGGGCCCCGGATTCCGGCCTGGCCGAGTACCTCTTTGACAAGCACAGCCTTGGAAACGAAAACAATCAGAACTAA